One genomic region from Quercus robur chromosome 4, dhQueRobu3.1, whole genome shotgun sequence encodes:
- the LOC126723090 gene encoding uncharacterized protein LOC126723090: MEVVERTEVMVDDGKNPENNMLGKSSSGSELKWLVQKLDCFDPKLLLSQGRRRLCDAFRLLLTDPDVKRLVVSLASDKAVRDVILRNTSVREFQWTHYAGFHYSHHIFVNYVRPLISNEQPGLATRKLMWIWDGAKAKFDFIEIFLFLVKGLIQPPKSNNPTEGNKEQMEEKFRSSLLLSVVILLIAVVARVQNARITITSAKERKNKPHYLINREVPLVNEYLLSFSLFPPLYCICCKTVMFPNKVLNSYFFFINKILKVLKENSHTSSRLSWILLTTFAKLTSSITLSVSNSASDCSTQLQLNNATYISA, encoded by the exons ATGGAGGTTGTTGAACGCACTGAAGTTATGGTGGATGATGGGAAAAATCCCGAAAA TAATATGCTTGGGAAATCCTCCTCTGGGTCAGAGTTGAAATGGCTTGTGCAGAAATTGGATTGTTTTGATCCAAAACTATTGCTATCTCAGGGACGCAGAAGGCTTTGTGATGCATTTCGATTGCTGCTAACAGATCCCGATGTTAAG AGACTAGTGGTTTCTCTAGCATCTGATAAAGCTGTTCGGGACGTGATTTTGAGGAACACGTCAGTTCGAGAGTTTCAATGGACACACTACGCAGGTTTTCACTATTCTCATCACATATTTG TTAATTATGTAAGGCCTCTAATTTCTAATGAACAACCAGGCTTGGCTACACGTAAATTGATGTGGATTTGGGATGGAGCAAaagcaaaatttgatttcattgaGATATTTCTGTTTCTAGTGAAGGGGCTAATTCAACCTCCCAAGAGTAACAATCCCACAGAAGGAAACAAGGAGCAGATGGAGGAAAAATTTAGATCATCATTGCTTCTCTCTGTTGTGATCCTCCTAATTGCGGTTGTGGCTCGAGTCCAAAATGCTAGAATCACCATAACTTCAGCAAAAGAACGCAAGAACAAACCACATTATTTGATCAACAGGGAGGTACCATTGGTTAATGAGTACCTATTAAGTTTCAGCCTTTTTCCCCCTCTATATTGTATATGTTGCAAAACAGTAATGTTTCCAAATAAGGTCTTGAACTCctacttttttttcataaataaaatcctGAAGGTCTTGAAGGAAAATTCACATACTTCCAGTCGTCTTTCATGGATATTATTGACCACGTTTGCCAAGTTAACTTCATCCATTACATTATCTGTTAGCAATTCAGCTTCAGACTGCAGTACCCAACTCCAATTGAACAATGCTACATACATCTCAGCTTGA